The genomic DNA GCCGGCGCTCGTTCGAGGACGGAATGCGCAGCTCCTCCCGGTACTTGGCGACCGTGCGTCGCGCAATCTGGAGACCTTCGTCGCCCAATGCCTTGGCCAGGGCCGAATCGGAAAGCGGCCGGCCGGGGCTTTCCTCGGCGACGAGCTTCTTGATCCTCTCCTTGACGGCAAGCGACGAGACGTCCTCGCCCTGCACGGAGGCGATGCCGGAATGGAAGAAGAAGCGCATTTCGAAGAGACCGCGGGGCGTGTGCATGTACTTGTTGTTGACCACTCGGCTGACGGTGGATTCGTGCATCTGGATGTCGTCGGCGACGTCCTTGAGGACCAGGGGCCGCAGGTGCTCGAACCCCATGTCCAGGAACCGCCGCTGGAAGTTCACGATGCTGCGGGCGACCTTGTAGATGGTGCGCTGGCGCTCCTCCAGGCTCTTGATCAGCCGCAGGGCGGAGCTCAGCTTCTCGCGCACGTAATCGCGGGCCTCGCGGCTGACGGTGGTGTTGCCGCGGTCCACCATGCGCCGGTAGAAGGAGCTGACCCGCAGGCGCGGCAGCCCCTCCTCGTTGAGCACGATGGTGTACTCGCCGTCGACCTTGACCACGTAGACGTCGGGCACCACGTAGTTCGACCGGTGGGCGTTGTACTTCTTGCCGGGCTTCGGATCGAGCTGGCGGAAGATCTCCAGGTGCCGGTGGATCTCCTCCTGCGAGCAGCCCAGCGCCTGCGCCAGCTCCTTGATGCGGCGCCCCTGCAGCAGATCCATGTGGTCCCGCACGATCGTCTCCTGCGGGGTCTCCTCCATGTCCAGCGCCCGTATCTGGATCAGCAGGCACTCGCGCAGATCGCGCGCCGCCACGCCCGTGGGATCGAACTCCTGGACCTGCGCCAGGACCCGCTCGATGTCGGCGGCGTCGCACCCGACCATCGACTGGATCTCCTCGACCGTGGCCTTCAGGTAGCCATCCTCGTCAAGGTTGCCGATGATGGCGCGGCCGATCTCCTGGTCCTTGCCGTCGGCGAGGTTCATCGCCGCCTGCCACAGCAGGTGATCGGACAGGCTCTGCGGCCGGGTCAGGATGTTCTCGAGCGGCGGCGCCTCGATCTCCTCGGAGGGGGCGCGCGGCTGGTAGCCGGCGTCCAGGTAGTCCTGGAAGTAGGACTGATAGTCGATCTCCTGGAACGAGTCCTGCCCTTCGGCCGGCTTGGCGTCCGCCGCGGCGGCCGGCTCGTCGGTGCGCACCTCCGGCTCGGGCGCCTCCCCTTCGCGCGGCTCCTGCCCCTCCTCCAGGACGGGGTTCGCGGTGAGCTCCTGGTTGATCTCCTCGACCAGCTCCAGCTTCGACATCTGCAGGAGCTTGATCGCCTGCTGCAGGGAAGGCGTCATGACCAGCCGCGTGGCCAGCCGCATGTTGAGCTTTTGTTCCAGCGCCATGATCCTTCCTCAGTTCAGCCGGAAATTGTCGCCCAGGTAGACTTCCCGCACCTTGGCGTCGGAGGCCAGCTCGTCGGGCGCCCCCTTCCGGAAAATCTCGCCGGCCGCGATGATGTAGGCGCGATCGGTGATGCGCAGCGTCTCGATGACGTTGTGGTCGGTGATCAGGATGCCGATCCCTTTCTGCCGGAGCTGCTGGATGATCCGCTGGATGTCGGCGACCGCCAGGGGATCGATGCCGGAGAAAGGCTCGTCGAGCAGGATGAACGATGGCGAGAGCACCAAGGCCCGGGCGATCTCCGCGCGCCGGCGCTCGCCGCCGGAGAGCGCGTAGGCCGGAGAGCGGGCCAGGTGGGCGATCTTGAGCTCCTCCAGGATGGCGCGCGCCCGATCGCGGATCTCGGAGGCGTTCAGATCGAGGGTTTCCAGGATCGCCAGGAGGTTCTCCTCCACCGTCATCTTGCGGAAGATCGAGGCCTCCTGCGGCAGATAGCTGATCCCCTCGCGCGCCCTCAGGTACATCGGCAGCCGGGTGATATCATGCCCCCCGAGCAGGATGCGCCCCCGGTCCGGGCGGACCAGGCCAAGGATGCAGTAGAACGTTGTCGTCTTGCCCGCCCCGTTGGGTCCCAGCAGTCCGACCACCTCACCCCCCTCGATCGAGAGCGACACGTCGCGGACGACCTGCCGTCCCTTGTAGGATTTGCTCAGACCTTCAACGTCCAATTTTCGACTCAAGCCCGGGAGTGTCCTTTTTCTTCGGATCCAGCGTGATCCAGGTGCGTCCCCCGTCCGAGCGCTCGGTGAGCACGCGGTTTCCTTTCAAATCGAACTGCAGCGTCTTTCCCTTGAGCGTGCGTCCCGACGCCCGGTCCACGACCTCCGCCAGCCCCGCGTCGGTCTGCATCTCCGCCATGTCCTGGTCCGGGAAGTAGACGAGGCGATCGGAAGTTCCGGTGTTCGCGAGATGCGTGAAATGAACGTCGCCTTCCGAGAGGATGCGCGTCACCTTGCGGCGCCCTTCGGAGGGATCGTTCAACGTCACGTGCATGCGCTCGGAGGTCACGGTCGATTCGGCGCGCGTCATCTTGACGCTGTCCCGGAAATGGATCACCCCTTCCGCTTCGCCGTATTCCATGGCGGAAGCGACAATCAGCGTGGGGCTCGGGGCGGCCGTTCCCGGGCCTGCCGCCGCATCGTTGCCGACGAAGCGGCACAGGACGTTGCGATAGGCCTTCATGCGGTGATCGCCGAACCTCAGGATGACCTCCTCGGCCTGCAGCGAGTCGTCCCCCTGCCAGCCGCGCACGCTGCCGGCATAGCGCGCCAGATCGCCTCCCTCCTCGAGGGTCAGGCGATGGGCCTGGAAGAAAATCGGCTCGCGCGCGCTGAAATACGAGGGCGTGTCGCGTGAGCCCGGCTCGCGCCCCTTCATCGAGGTTTTCACGTCGCCGCGCGCCTCCAGCTCGTGGCTGCCCGGCGACAGGTCGATCTCCTGCGCCGCGATGCGCGAGCGGGCATCCGACACCACCGGATCGCCGCGCAGCGAGACCCGATCCTGCGGCGCGTCGGCCACCATCGTCTCGGAGGTGCCGCGGATCCCGGAGGCGTCCACCCGGCAGTTGCCAAGCGCCTCCACCCGGTTCAACCGGCCGCTGTCCAGGAAGGAGGCGAGCAGGCTGTCGGCTTCGAGGGTGGCCGGGACCGGTGGATTGCCGGAGAGGATCGTGGCGTTGACGTTGCCGTACGCTTTCAGCGCCACGAGGCGCTTGTGATCGGAGCTGAAGTTGAGCTTCAGGTAGTTTCCCAGGAACGATTCCGACCCACGGACCAGCCGGACCGACTCGTTGAAGATCGCTTCGCTGTCGTTGAGCGACAGGGTCATGTCGGAGCTCGTAATCGTGGCCGGCTCGGCGCCCGGCTCTTGCGGGCTCACCGTGACGTGGACCTCGGCGGGGATCTTGAGCGATCGGACGCGCGTCAGGTAGTTCAGGCCGCGGCCCGTCCCGGTCAGCGAGTCGGTCTC from Candidatus Polarisedimenticolia bacterium includes the following:
- a CDS encoding LptA/OstA family protein; translation: MSASGTDRVNFRPLRLITALRVVIVALLLAFGIVLFLSFGKKEEGAVRIALSRPPEVSAEQVVDLSENFDITGTKGARDAFRLKADQVTGFVGDKKLLRGVHLEVYGEDGERLALSGETGQFDMADKRAHLSGSVKLEGKNGFKLSTPSLYFDGDRDAIFTPDEIAFETDSLTGTGRGLNYLTRVRSLKIPAEVHVTVSPQEPGAEPATITSSDMTLSLNDSEAIFNESVRLVRGSESFLGNYLKLNFSSDHKRLVALKAYGNVNATILSGNPPVPATLEADSLLASFLDSGRLNRVEALGNCRVDASGIRGTSETMVADAPQDRVSLRGDPVVSDARSRIAAQEIDLSPGSHELEARGDVKTSMKGREPGSRDTPSYFSAREPIFFQAHRLTLEEGGDLARYAGSVRGWQGDDSLQAEEVILRFGDHRMKAYRNVLCRFVGNDAAAGPGTAAPSPTLIVASAMEYGEAEGVIHFRDSVKMTRAESTVTSERMHVTLNDPSEGRRKVTRILSEGDVHFTHLANTGTSDRLVYFPDQDMAEMQTDAGLAEVVDRASGRTLKGKTLQFDLKGNRVLTERSDGGRTWITLDPKKKDTPGLESKIGR
- the rpoN gene encoding RNA polymerase factor sigma-54 — its product is MALEQKLNMRLATRLVMTPSLQQAIKLLQMSKLELVEEINQELTANPVLEEGQEPREGEAPEPEVRTDEPAAAADAKPAEGQDSFQEIDYQSYFQDYLDAGYQPRAPSEEIEAPPLENILTRPQSLSDHLLWQAAMNLADGKDQEIGRAIIGNLDEDGYLKATVEEIQSMVGCDAADIERVLAQVQEFDPTGVAARDLRECLLIQIRALDMEETPQETIVRDHMDLLQGRRIKELAQALGCSQEEIHRHLEIFRQLDPKPGKKYNAHRSNYVVPDVYVVKVDGEYTIVLNEEGLPRLRVSSFYRRMVDRGNTTVSREARDYVREKLSSALRLIKSLEERQRTIYKVARSIVNFQRRFLDMGFEHLRPLVLKDVADDIQMHESTVSRVVNNKYMHTPRGLFEMRFFFHSGIASVQGEDVSSLAVKERIKKLVAEESPGRPLSDSALAKALGDEGLQIARRTVAKYREELRIPSSNERR
- the lptB gene encoding LPS export ABC transporter ATP-binding protein; its protein translation is MSRKLDVEGLSKSYKGRQVVRDVSLSIEGGEVVGLLGPNGAGKTTTFYCILGLVRPDRGRILLGGHDITRLPMYLRAREGISYLPQEASIFRKMTVEENLLAILETLDLNASEIRDRARAILEELKIAHLARSPAYALSGGERRRAEIARALVLSPSFILLDEPFSGIDPLAVADIQRIIQQLRQKGIGILITDHNVIETLRITDRAYIIAAGEIFRKGAPDELASDAKVREVYLGDNFRLN